Genomic DNA from Pseudomonas fitomaticsae:
GACCGCTGCCACCTGCGGCCAGGCGTTCCACGCGTCCAGTTGCGGCTGATCACCGGCCAGAATCACCTCGGGATCACGCTGTAAAACCGCTTCGATGCTCACCTGCGGCGCTGGCAGTCTCAAGTCGGCGAACACATTGCGCGCCCCGCACACTTCAAGCGCATCGCTGATGATCTGCCCGCCACCGACGGTGTACAGCGGCTTGTCCCAGACCTGATAAAACACCCGCAGCGGCACTTCCCGCCGGTAGCGCTGACGCAGCTCATCGAGGTTTTGCCGCAACTCGCTGGCCCGCGCGCCCCCACGCTCAGGACGACCAAGCTGTGTCGCGATGGCCTCAATCTGCGCGGTCAGCTGTTCGAGACTGTGGGGCTCGGCAACAAAAGTCGGGATATTCAGTCGTTTGAGCTGGTCGCGCTGCGCCGGGCCGACACTGCCCGGCCACAACAGCAACAAGTCAGGCTTGAGGCTGAGCAACCGCTCCATGTCGAGCTGGCCGTAACGCCCC
This window encodes:
- a CDS encoding cobalamin-binding protein, encoding MRRLWLAVLLLAVSGETVAALRVVSLAPSLSEIVVELDSADLLVGVLDAGERPSAIKDVPSVGRYGQLDMERLLSLKPDLLLLWPGSVGPAQRDQLKRLNIPTFVAEPHSLEQLTAQIEAIATQLGRPERGGARASELRQNLDELRQRYRREVPLRVFYQVWDKPLYTVGGGQIISDALEVCGARNVFADLRLPAPQVSIEAVLQRDPEVILAGDQPQLDAWNAWPQVAAVKHGQLLLVTDKGLERPSGQMIEATAKLCRLIAPDR